One part of the Trypanosoma brucei brucei TREU927 chromosome 4, complete sequence genome encodes these proteins:
- a CDS encoding serine/threonine-protein kinase A, putative: MTEHKRPANGNSALPVPPAEEGTEKKDPLEGILGSRAECKYVKKKLLGQGSFGSAWRVEETATGLIFAAKVMDTNNMSAKDRGFVTNEVKCLSRCNNANIIRHRASYDRGGMLLIIMEYADGGDLYRQIKARQHAVRHFKEHEVLYIFLQLCLALDHIHGNNMMHRDLKTANVLLTTTGLVKLGDFGFSRQYEDSLSNPVGTTFCGTPYYLSPELWRRAPYSKKSEMWALGVVLYEVMVLKRPFGGRNMDELIDNIVHARRAPLPNMYSDDLRRVCDQLLSLDPAKRPSLRQLFQLPFIRRGLETLRRSVEIHKKIPQQVFNEIAQNIDEVLSSELPEYEGSRVTPHRGMLQRHTADRGWKDCELSLDHNGVLMRNVETGDVERVDLEALTSVCPIDAAMAHEKYVFALKNQTGKAYWFKDRSEESYERWISVLQNAVPR; encoded by the coding sequence ATGACGGAACATAAGCGTCCCGCGAACGGTAACAGCGCCCTTCCGGTACCACCCGCGGAGGAAGGcacggaaaaaaaagatcctCTTGAAGGAATTCTCGGCTCACGTGCCGAATGCAAATATGTTAAGAAGAAACTTTTGGGTCAGGGGAGTTTTGGTAGCGCATGGCGGGTGGAAGAAACGGCAACGGGGCTAATTTTTGCAGCAAAGGTGATGGACACAAACAATATGAGCGCGAAGGATCGCGGTTTCGTGACAAATGAGGTTAAATGCCTTTCACGCTGCAACAATGCAAATATTATACGCCACCGAGCCTCATACGACCGCGGTGGGATGTTGCTCATCATCATGGAGTatgctgatggtggtgaTCTCTACAGACAGATCAAAGCACGCCAGCACGCGGTACGGCACTTCAAGGAACATGAAGTGTTATACATATTTTTGCAACTATGTCTTGCGCTGGATCACATTCATGGCAATAACATGATGCACCGCGACCTTAAAACTGCCAACGTGCTGCTCACGACGACGGGCCTTGTGAAGTTGGGTGACTTTGGCTTCAGTCGTCAATACGAGGACTCGCTGTCAAATCCTGTTGGCACTACTTTCTGTGGGACGCCATATTATTTGAGCCCCGAACTCTGGCGCCGCGCACCGTACAGCAAAAAGAGTGAAATGTGGGCTCTTGGTGTGGTGTTGTATGAAGTTATGGTACTCAAGCGTCCTTTTGGTGGGCGTAATATGGATGAGCTCATTGATAATATTGTCCATGCCCGCCGCGCCCCGCTTCCAAATATGTACTCGGATGATCTTCGCCGGGTGTGTGATCAGTTACTTTCTCTCGATCCGGCTAAACGGCCGTCATTGCGGCAGCTTTTTCAACTACCTTTCATTCGCCGTGGCTTAGAAACGCTCCGACGGAGTGTGGAGATCCACAAAAAGATTCCACAGCAGGTTTTCAATGAGATTGCACAAAACATTGATGAGGTGTTGAGTTCCGAACTCCCCGAATATGAGGGAAGTCGTGTGACACCTCACCGTGGGATGTTGCAACGTCACACTGCGGATCGTGGTTGGAAGGACTGCGAACTTTCACTAGACCATAACGGGGTCTTAATGCGAAATGTAGAAACTGGTGATGTTGAGAGGGTGGATCTTGAAGCCCTTACATCTGTTTGTCCAATAGACGCTGCAATGGCTCATGAAAAATACGTCTTTGCCCTTAAGAACCAAACGGGAAAGGCGTATTGGTTTAAGGACCGCTCAGAAGAATCTTACGAGCGTTGGATTTCTGTCCTTCAGAATGCCGTGCCTCGTTga
- a CDS encoding dynein light chain 2B, cytoplasmic, putative, with product MEFNASTTNERERRIKSVEEVLLRIAKHEGVVGYLVLNPADGRVMRYSGFSSDERKVKKYADKINGFTALAASTIRTIDWKDDLTFLRMGLGLTEILIAPDVDKQYVLIVVQEIRS from the coding sequence ATGGAATTTAACGCATCAACTACCAACGAGCGTGAGCGGCGAATCAAATCTGTGGAGGAAGTACTGCTCCGCATCGCCAAGCATGAGGGTGTTGTTGGATATCTTGTGCTGAACCCTGCAGATGGGCGAGTTATGAGGTATTCAGGTTTTTCATCAGATGAACGGAAAGTCAAAAAGTATgcagataaaataaatggcTTCACAGCGTTGGCAGCCTCCACCATCCGTACTATTGACTGGAAGGATGACCTAACCTTCCTTCGTATGGGTCTCGGGTTGACCGAAATACTGATAGCACCAGACGTAGACAAGCAGTATGTTTTGATTGTCGTGCAAGAGATCAGATCTTGA
- a CDS encoding serine/threonine-protein kinase NrkA (identical to SP:Q08942: Putative serine/threonine-protein kinase A (EC 2.7.1.37). {Trypanosoma brucei brucei}) — protein sequence MAEPFSTILGTDGSGGRCKYLNKGIVGLGSYGEAYVAESVEDGSLCVAKVMGLSKMSQRDKRYAQSEIKCLANCNHPNIIRYIEDHEENDRLLIVMEFADSGNLDEQIKLRGTGDARYFQEHEALFLFLQLCLALDYIHSHKMLHRDIKSANVLLTSTGLVKLGDFGFSHQYEDTVSRVVASTFCGTPYYLAPELWNNKRYNKKADVWSLGVLLYEIMGMKKPFSASNLKGLMSKVLAGTYAPLPDSFLSGFKHVVDGILVADPNDRPSVRENFQIPYINKGLKLFVQALKKNERILDSVKEVLVSQVSEILSSEVSPDAHRFLESQINYDVTHRGHVNKLGGGNGKSWKPRVLQIVRGQLILTDDEEGNNPKGLNLEQVQGACPVPHSTAKRDFVFALNTVGGKGMWFQAVSHGDMEMWVHAIQRGIGVA from the coding sequence ATGGCCGAACCGTTCTCGACGATCCTTGGAACCGACGGCAGCGGTGGTCGGTGTAAATACCTGAACAAAGGGATTGTAGGATTGGGTTCCTATGGTGAAGCATATGTAGCGGAGAGCGTGGAGGATGGGTCTCTTTGTGTAGCAAAAGTCATGGGTTTAAGCAAGATGTCTCAGCGGGATAAGCGGTACGCGCAGAGCGAAATCAAGTGTCTGGCCAACTGTAATCATCCAAACATTATTCGTTACATTGAGGACCACGAGGAAAATGATCGGTTGCTTATTGTCATGGAATTCGCTGACTCAGGCAACCTTGATGAGCAAATAAAGCTTCGGGGCACAGGAGATGCGCGCTACTTTCAAGAACACGAGGccttgtttctcttcttacAACTGTGTCTTGCCCTTGACTACATCCACAGCCATAAGATGCTGCACCGCGATATCAAATCTGCCAATGTGCTGCTCACATCTACAGGACTAGTTAAACTGGGAGACTTTGGATTCAGTCATCAATATGAAGACACCGTATCACGCGTCGTTGCAAGTACGTTCTGTGGCACACCGTACTACCTGGCACCAGAGCTGTGGAATAATAAAAGGTACAATAAGAAGGCTGATGTGTGGTCGTTGGGTGTTTTATTGTACGAAATTATGGGCATGAAGAAACCGTTTTCAGCAAGTAATTTGAAAGGTTTGATGTCGAAGGTTCTTGCTGGCACATATGCTCCCTTGCCGGATAGCTTCTTGTCCGGATTTAAGCATGTTGTTGATGGTATCCTTGTAGCGGACCCTAATGACAGACCAAGTGTAAGGGAAAATTTCCAGATACCTTACATCAATAAGGGCCTTAAACTATTTGTGCAAGCactgaagaaaaacgaaCGAATTTTGGACTCGGTGAAGGAGGTCCTCGTATCACAGGTCAGCGAAATCTTATCCTCGGAAGTGAGCCCTGATGCACATCGTTTCCTGGAATCACAAATTAACTACGACGTTACACACCGGGGACATGTAAACAAACTGGGTGGTGGAAACGGGAAGTCGTGGAAACCGAGGGTTTTGCAGATTGTTCGCGGACAGCTCATTCTAACagatgatgaagaaggaaataatccAAAAGGCCTAAACCTTGAACAAGTGCAGGGTGCTTGCCCGGTGCCTCACAGTACTGCAAAGAGagattttgtgtttgccctCAATACGGTCGGCGGAAAGGGTATGTGGTTTCAGGCTGTATCACATGGGGACATGGAAATGTGGGTTCACGCGATTCAACGTGGTATAGGTGTCGCCTAA
- a CDS encoding variant surface glycoprotein (VSG, atypical), putative, producing the protein MESRSDTKGTSHIAVAAAVPVLFMTLMRCGMAQTITEPSSDKVTNLCTEAKYTAHLADHIVAAAEEPEREISDMQIYAEAWNLLAASTNQTDKRAATYALAAYMSAAAAKAKQLQNGKYKAAVLAATYLQRRSALTRTLQAMRVKGKTAVGQFTKKQGEEASCSHKETPTLSDEGDCGRQDNAINHPESIAIDLRTATHIKLVHGSKLRPLELTHEADVRETTPSEQAQVKATGCKAVLRSDFYVTFIASTTKKEDKTGVTAIKIFAGDDANTSCAELKDATKKSEKDNDLLINKICTYITKPDPQIITISSLTPAMLANTTAVQVAFRSFVHAATGKAPSDAEIEMQLQKLYGGDKQHFKRDFVTILTTKNMTYHTGSGFVTETFLDAAKNNHAHKVLIYLKGQRAAAQAKQPRTNESEINGPVCGGEGQEECKLDEKKDPEKPNGTQMRKWPKALQWMITRQGGNCKTIQQEDCKEDCTWDEGACDGAVGISASMNISLFMAFLLLA; encoded by the coding sequence ATGGAAAGTCGATCCGATACCAAAGGAACGTCGCACATAGCTGTTGCAGCAGCCGTTCCAGTATTATTCATGACGCTGATGAGGTGCGGCATGGCGCAAACAATAACGGAACCGTCTTCGGACAAAGTAACAAACCTCTGTACAGAGGCCAAGTATACAGCCCATCTGGCAGATCACATCGTAGCGGCGGCAGAAGAGCCGGAGCGCGAAATATCCGACATGCAAATTTATGCAGAGGCATGGAATCTCCTTGCCGCCAGCACAAACCAAACAGACAAGCGTGCCGCGACATATGCCCTTGCTGCGTACATGTCCGCCGCGGCGGCAAAAGCAAAGCAGCTGCAAAACGGGAAATACAAAGCAGCAGTCTTGGCCGCTACCTACCTGCAAAGGAGATCAGCGCTGACACGAACATTGCAAGCTATGCGTGTAAAAGGCAAGACGGCTGTGGGACAGTTCACTAAAAAGCAGGGCGAAGAGGCATCATGTTCACACAAGGAAACGCCGACTTTAAGCGACGAAGGGGATTGCGGGCGACAGGATAATGCCATCAACCATCCTGAGTCAATTGCCATAGATTTAAGGACAGCGACTCACATCAAACTGGTACATGGCAGTAAGCTAAGACCACTGGAGTTAACGCACGAAGCTGATGTAAGAGAGACGACACCATCGGAGCAAGCGCAAGTGAAAGCCACAGGTTGCAAGGCCGTGCTAAGAAGCGACTTCTATGTTACATTCATAGCATCAActacaaaaaaggaagacaaaacTGGAGTAACAGCTATTAAGATATTCGCGGGCGACGATGCAAATACAAGTTGTGCTGAGCTCAAAGACGCCACGAAGAAATCAGAAAAGGATAACGACCTACTGATCAACAAAATCTGCACCTACATAACAAAACCCGATCCGCAGATTATAACCATATCCAGTTTGACGCCAGCCATGTTAGCAAACACAACGGCAGTCCAAGTGGCGTTCAGAAGCTTCGTTCATGCAGCAACCGGTAAAGCGCCAAGCGACGCCGAGATTGAAATGCAACTTCAAAAACTTTACGGAGGGGACAAGCAACACTTCAAAAGAGACTTCGTGACAATTCTGACAACAAAGAATATGACATACCACACGGGCTCAGGATTTGTAACTGAAACATTCCTTGATGCAGCTAAAAACAACCACGCCCACAAGGTGCTGATCTATCTAAAAGGTCAAAGAGCGGCAGCACAGGCAAAACAACCAAGGACAAACGAGAGTGAAATCAACGGCCCGGTCTGCGGAGGTGAGGGCCAAGAGGAGTGCAAAttggatgaaaagaaagacccGGAGAAACCGAACGGAACTCAAATGCGGAAATGGCCTAAAGCACTCCAGTGGATGATCACACGACAAGGAGGAAATTGCAAAACAATACAGCAAGAAGATTGTAAAGAAGACTGTACATGGGATGAGGGAGCTTGTGACGGCGCAGTTGGCATTTCTGCTTCGATGAATATTTCTCTGTTCAtggcatttttgcttctagcaTAA